AATTGAAAATGGTAAATTTACCCCACACCTCATTAATATTAACAAGAAAATAGTCCAAgtcaaatatatattatgagaTTTGCCAGGATTAATTAATTAGCCCACAACTACCAcctgtttttattattatttattatagcaGAAAGAAGCTATTTTTTcaggtaaaaaaaataaataaataaagagaaaaaaaaaattaccaggctatatttttacttttatttatagttaaaaatataagatttactgtttaaataactgttatataatttttcttttaatataaaatatcattaaagaaaaaaaaatcttttgtgagtaaattattttaattttaaaaatagtttctAAAAATTCTTTTGGGAGAAACTAcaaattgtaatatttttttataagacttaattaaaaaaataatttttttattttttatccaaACGCACTTAAAAAGaccattttaattttaaaagttaaaaaaaacttataaaagtTAAACTAAACGAATATATGCCcattatttaaattgtaatgtatattgattttgaaagggaaatttaaatttatatgcatACATTTGGTTagtgtatattaaattttttgagCACAaatctaccaattttttttttaaaaaaatggcaCTTTATATTAATACTCATAATATCTTTCtcctttctcttctcttctaaCTTCATCATATACTCCCTATTCCCATCCATACCGATGGTGGCCCGATGTtacctatttttttaattttttttttcttatgtttttgtATATAAAAAATGGTAGCATCAAGCCACCATCGAACCATATTCtacatttatatatgttaaCTTCCATTCATTAAGCTCGTCAGGAAGATATCAGGCCACTATCGGACCATATCCTACATTTATAGGTGGTATTGGACCACCATCAGACTCCCATTTTCAATCTTTACTCATTTTAATAATAGGAGAGCATCGGGCCACCATCAGGCCTGgcaaaaaaaacaaattttctatcaaaaatTCAGATCCGACCGTTTTGACTCTAAATCTAACATCAATTTACAGATAACAAACATTAATCATACAATTTATTCCTTAATCAATGAACccataaataaaatcatatatttcaaccccaaatcacatagaataaaacaaaacaaaatagaaAACTTACATTCATAGCACAGTGGTTGTGGTTTGGAGATCTTGGGTCTTGGGTTGGTAGTCGTCGGTGGATTGGTGGTCTTCAGTTGGAGGTGCGGTGTTTGGCAATCATGGGTTGCTAGGGTCTTCGTGTGCGTGAGAAGAAGAGAgcgagagagacagagagaatagaggaagagagagaagaggaGTGATTATGAGAgagatatttttgaatttaataaaaaattatctatCTAACTAATTTTAATATACTTAAGCTTAGGTTTAGTGTACTAATTTCACCCATGaatattaattcaaattttcaTTTTGAAATGTATTAGTCGAACTCTATCCTTAATTCTTTtatgctttatttttattttttcacatCATGGAAGTTTGTGAATAACACTAAACTAAACAACTCTAGAGCTTGATAAAAGaggaaattataaattttgtgggtttttataatttttgtgcataaatatgattttttttttctttttcaggatggttattttataaaaaaaaaattaaagaaatagttaaaaaaaataaaaaatttggtaAAGGTAACCATGTACCATTATGGTAACCGAAGGGGTAACAAATTACTATAAAGAGGTATCTAGAAACCTTTGctgttttttcatattttttaaacttttttataatttttttccataaaataacttttatgagaaaaatttatatttttgtaaacttgTACTTAAAAAACCATCAAAATGAAAATTCACCTTTAATAAAATCTTCGGggcaaaaaaacaacaacaatgtctattatattaatgtttttgtaaataaataaaatagggCAAAAAATCTTGGGAATAATGTGTtgatggaatttattttaccaggatcttagatctactcacaagtatgtttattaacatcctaaataagaactttctaaaacgataaattaaacacatataaagtttaggaaaccttacattgggtgcagcggaacataatgactcctcccgttcagatatctagcccttgattcctttctgtagcagagcattatcaatatctgaacctggatctctttctctgaatctttgatgctgaaactcctttgctgatgatctttcttcacgatcttcctcactatgattgaggtatcacttgctgtgtgtgggcactactcatacactaaggatttcaaaattcaagagggaagagaaagaagaagtggcagctaaagatagggagagagaaaggctcaggtttttctctgaaggaaaaatagaaaatttaagtgtaattttcctgaagccttcactatctatttatagcattccactagggttaggtttgaattatttggcattaaaataatgaaaatatcagtttaaattttctacaaaagtggcaggccctatactagtggatttgggcctcactttttgcaattttgcagttttaccttttctgcatctgattttctcaaaaacgtcaattttctaattcaaccatttaaatgtcaattctaactatttaataactataaataattattaaataatattgtcatttatcatatttattaattgaaccatacaaagtatcataattaacaaatatgcccctaaaactctttctttacaatttcgcccttacttagtgaaaatttcacaaatagacatagtctaatttgagaattataattgattaatcaaaaccaattacatgagtcttacaagcaatattatctcaactagtggggggaccatgggtctatataaccgagcttccaataagtagatcaagaatttagcactaaaattcactaacttattaattcttcgttgaatccacgcatagaacttagaattgcactctcagtatatagaatgctctatatgttccaccatatagacacatcattagttatccattgttataatcctaatttgatcactgatcctctatatgaatgatctacagtgtaaagggattaaattaccgttacaccctacaatgtatttattccttaaaacacttgaccctgtataaatgatatttcaacttatgtgaaatgagtactccaccatttatgttcgtttggtcaagctcgaaggagatcatcctttgcttactattcgccagatagaagctatagattccatgtttatgatagcgctcccactcaattgcactaccgtgttcccaaaatgtacgtatcaccctgacctaaaagtaggcttaactaacaaatcaaagaacacgaatagcctctcgagattgagcctaatcataacaggattaagaacatttgatctaggatcaacttggcgatattgacttgaatagattttacggtaagtttaattaatctaagtcaaaattcaatatcggtcccttccgatgcatactccatgcatccaacctgagctttactttaaccaatgctctggaaagaacatagcacttctccaaatgcaagtaaactctgttgtagattatcatatcagtaaaaccctatgtctgataaatctaggaaactttattcacatagtcatgtttactttccaatgtgttgacgacacaataaacaggatcaagtatgtgaaaagggtttcagatgaatttatacattatgtacatataatcatgaaataaatcatgtgaaccatgcaacattaaatgttatttctgatctatattaataagtaaatctgattatattgaaatgagttttatttagggcataaaacccaacataatgttggaattattttaccagaatcttagatttactaacaagtatgttatttaacatcttatatgaacttctaaaacgatatgaaataaacacatataaagtatgagaaaccttacagtggttgcagtggaatataatgtctccttccactcagatctctaacccttgtatcctttctgtagcagagtatcaccaagatctgagtctgaatctccttctcttgaatctggattcttcacagccttacacactatgattgagtactacttgatgtgtgtgggcactcactcattcactatagGCTCGGTTTAgaggagaggaagagagagagagaaggtggtttcggctagggtaggaatgaggctcaaattttatatgaaggaatgagatgcatcatttTTTCCCTAAAACCATCACTACCTGTTTATAtgaaaccacctagggttaggttagatttatttggcattaaaatattagaaaaataaatggtaaaatccatgcatagtggccggccatgggttggataatgggccctactttgcaattttgccattttgtcatttctccatcttattttctcaaaaatgccaattttcttatttaaccacttaaatgccaattctaattatttagtaactaaaaaataattattaaataatattgtcatttaatatatttattaattagattaaTCAAAGTcacttaattaacaaatgaaccctagaaactcattcttcacaattaagcccttgcttagtgaaaattcataaactagacatagtctaattttagaattataattgattaatcaaaatcaataaacttagtcttacaagtagtattgtctcaactagtatggggaccatgggcctatatatctgagcttccaataagcagacccagaatttaccaagtaaattcactgacttattaattttttgttgcatccactcatagaacttggaatttcactcacaattatatagaacgctctatatgttccacgatatagatacgctattagttatccattgttataatcccaataggTAAACCTTATAACATTAACTTTAGGTTATGTTTTTGTAAGAAGGCAAAAAAACAAGAGAAAAAGTAGTGAAAAtgaaaataagtaaaatgaGAAAAGACATAAATATtagatgtttttatttttcttgcaaGTAAAATGTTAAAATATACAAATGATGTCTAGTACCATATAAAGTGTTATATtgttattgatagaattaaatattcaatttaatataatttatttaatagtaATTGCAGAATATCGCTATAAAATGATACCTTATGGTTGCTAACCACAACGATTCTCTTCTTGCACTTACTAGTACTTTTCGATATCAATTATATCAATGTTAGTAAAAAAAGATATTCTTTACTTactaatcaattatttattcatTGCACcaataaataactaatttatgtcaatatttattataatatttatatatatgactgAAACTTAAGATGATTGATTGAAATTACTTGATGCATCATGTTATAACTTTACAACATAAAACTCAACCAAGAGCCAACATACAACAAGTTAAAATGAATCCATACACAACCAACTAGTCACTAATCAAACCACAAAtcgaaaacaaaaattaaatgtaagaaAACTAAAGTAAAAGAGACACAAGATTATTATACAAGTTCGGCGAAACAAAGAACCTGCTTCCTGTTACTCCCTTGAGTTTTTCTTCTCCATTAATATGATGAATACAAGGTTTCAATGGTTGTGTGCATCGTagagaaaattacaaaaaaacacCCCTAAAACTCAGCTCGATGAACATTAGTCTTGATCCAGTTTTCCCAAACTCTCTtctctctaatttttttctcttaaatggTTTCTCTCCCACTcaatctcactctctctctcaattCAGTATGAATTGTTTCTTACAATACAAGAATGATCAAAGCCTTTAAATAACAAAAACTAAATACAACAAAATGCTACATCATTTCAATTAACACAACAAAACCAAAGCTGCAACATTTAACTCAATAGTTTGTTAGTTAGATTTGTTATATTCAATATTGTTTGTAATATGAATTACCAAACAACACATGTTAGGTGTGTAATTTGTAATGTGCATGTATCATCACTCATTTTCTTAAAGTTTAACCATTACAAAGATGCTTATAGAAATCTGATGAATCCTATTCTTTACATGTAATCAAACCTATATTGTATAAAgcaagaaagaaaggaaaaaaaaactctaCCACTCACAACAATCTCTTCAAAATAGATTAAAAGGTTAAATATGAAAGATATGTTAAAATTGTGCTTTATCATATTTTGataatttctctcttttctttttctattttttgaaGTAAAAGTATGaagtaaaatagaaaaaattgaattttggtaAAGTATTTTAAAGATTAGAATATGAAACAAAGTAAATTCATTTCATTACATGAATGAAAATGAATAATGATAGCACTCTACTCACTCTAATCTACAAAAATCTTTTATCTTACAATAAATTATCAGTTGAACTAATATCACCATCCAAAATTCCATGTCTTGTCAAAACAATCTCCTTTACTAAATTTCTATAAGTAAAAGGTCTAACTGCAGCTCTAAGAAAAAGTTCAGGTGGGATTCTACTCTTCTTGATTCTCTTCCTCCATGGACCAATTCCAACTATCTTCCATTCCTCTGGACTCACTTTAGCCCTCTTACCCCTCATCTCAATCTCATCACCATCACCACCATCATTATCATCACCATCACCACCACCATCATCATTATCTTCCATATCCATTGCAGCACCTAAATGCTCTCTATACCTTTCATTAGACAACTCCACACTCCTCTTCACTAAATTCTCCATTCCTTCTGAGCTTGTCAATGCCTTTTTAAACTCATCTTCCCAATACTTATCATCaccttcttcatcttcatcttcttcttcactatcttcttcttcctcatcaacaacaacttcatcttcttcttcttcttcttcttcttcctcgatcCAATCCACAATCTCACCCGAACCATTGCCCACTCGCATATCGCTCTCATCATCATCCGGGGCATCACAACCGAGTTCAATCTCCTCCAATTTCGCCTTCCATTCCTTAGTATAAGGATGCAACAACTGCATTGGATGATTCTTAAGCAAAAACTCCAAACACTTAGATTTATCTTCATCACTCAATTTCTCATAAGCCTTAACAACATCATCAACATAACCTACCTTTTGACTAACCTTCAAAATCTTACAAAGCCCACCATAGTAAGTACACAACTCAACACTCCCATCATCTTTCTCCAACTCAAACAAACAATCTTTCTCCGTTTTCGGATCGAGAAATGGCATTAAAACCTTAAAGAAATTATCTTGAGGCTCAAATCTACATTGATAAACAGGTCTCTTAACATAAATTATATCTGGTCTAAACCAAGCTGCACATTTTGTTATCATTGATCTTGTCATATTCCCTAATCTACCCATTAAATTCCATTTATCTAATCTTTGATCAAAACCATTTTCAACAACAACTTCACATACCAATGTCCATTGCTGCCATGGAAGCTCTGAAAGTCTCCACCTTGGATGCCTaacaaaaacccaaaaatacttAAACTTTTTCCTATCCATTTGCTCCAATCTCTTCCCAAATTTCTGTCCCATTTCCGATTTCTCAATCTTCTCCCACTCCTCTGCATCCCTAACCTCGCTGATCATAGCCACTCTCTCGTCCGAAAATCGCCCCCGAACCGGGTCGCCGAGCACCACACCGCGCCACGAATAGGGCCCGAATTCGCCGTACTTGTACCAATCATTAGGGTTTCGTAAATTGGGGTCGTCCTTATCCATAAACCTAACCAATCTATCGTACCCAAGTCCAATTTCTTGGAGCTCGTCTTCTGTGAAATTATCTGGATGGTTTCTGTTAGGGTTTTTCAAACGGTAAAAGAGTGATTCCGCCATTTTCTTGTTTCTCCGGCGAGCGTTGCGTTTTACTTCCCGGCGAAATTCGGCGTTGCCCTCGATGCGTCCTCCCGATGAGGAGCCGCCGCCTGGGCCGGGCGGCTTTTTCTTGCTCCGGCCGGCGTATGAACGGAGATCTCGCGATTTTCCTCCGGAAGCGAGAATTGCGGGGATGGTGGGGAAGTGGGAGGGTTTTGGAGCATTTTGAGGTGGGAAAGTGAGAGTCTTTCGAAGTGGATTGGAGAATGGTGAGAGAGATGAGCAATGGAGAAGAGAGAAtttggggtttagggttttacaGAGAGAGAAATCTTGAGTCACCATATTCATCCTACTTCCTCTTTTGTAAAAGATAAACCCTTTTCTATATTTTTCTaagagaaaatgaaaaaaaaaattacccatgtattgttttttaacttttttttttaaaaaaatttatatagagttctgtaaaaataaaaaaaaaaataataaaaaaaaaaagtgtaaaaataaaaaagtctaaaaataaaagatacagaattttgtgtataaaaaaaaatataaacttaaaaaaattttaaaaattactcttaacatttattttaaaattttttcctcacattattttatgttaatttgaatacttattttaattttattttcataatttattcttattttttattttttcctaagaaaatttcatataattttttattatattttttaaaatataatttaataattttctcaaaatatatatatataatttaattttatttgataagtatattttttaagaatataaactagaaaaaaaaaattaaaaatttagtacaattaaagataaaaaatttatataaaataagaattattaaaaatagagtttctttaaaaaaatttaaaatgtaaataaaatttccccaATTGCAATtagaatcaaaataataataaaaaaattgatttaaaatataacataattacaaaaatagtcaaaataattttcagaaattttttaaaatatttttttttatgtttatttacaattttactatttaaaattttcattcataaaattacatttctaaaattttaaaattataaaaatacattcaacaaaaagtaaaaaaaaaacactaaaatacaataaaaaatcacCATATTGTTATGACAACTATAATACAACTATAAACAAactagtatatttttttttatttttgtaaacaaaaaaaattcaaaacataaaaataaaaaaaaatacatattgaagtatttttgtataattttttttgaaaaatttgatcaattatataaaattttcaaataataataaagaaaaacttGAACATGAGAAGTATACAAAAAGATCAAATAAACCACCAATCTAGTGTTGGATAATTCCATTGTTTTGCCTATGATTACATTACAATTATTAgcctatttcaatgtaatttcTATTTCAATTATAGAAATTTACTCATCCCCtttagtttttgttttgttCTGATTAACACTTGAATCCTTTTCCGAAACTATTACCTCATTATTAGGATCGAAATCTTCCTCGAGTTCACCTTGCATATTGTCAAAATCCTTGTCCAAAACTATTACCTCATTATGAGGATCGAAATCTTCCTCGAGTTTACCCTGTTCCATATCGTCGGGATTTCGAGAGGGTTGACCAAGAGCTTCATCACCTTTTGACACAATCGATGGTAGCCGATTAATATCCCAACCGAGTATCTGACAAACAACTCGGCCATAAGCCCTATGAGCAAGCTTTTTCTTTGTCTTTGATATAGCGGTCGAGTGTTGCACAAGTGCAACACAATCCTTATACCTCTTCCCTACCTTCTTCCCTATTCCACCacaaactatacaaaaaaactCCCCGGCTTCCCAGTTCTTGATGTAAAAATCTCTCAACTTTCCATCCTCCTCcttaaataaattcaaaaagaaaGTGAACAATTTAGACTCCTTGGATGCATCTTGTTCCTCAACCTCGGTTGAATCTTCGTCCTCACTTTCATCCTCATCTTCACTGCAGTCTGAATTAGATTTTCTTTCGAAATAATTTTGGCAGGCTTTTATAGCAACATGTTGTGACCGAAATACAGTTAATCTTGCCTGGTCTTCAGCTGAAACCGAGTTTGCTGCAGAAACCGACTTTGTAGAAGCTAAAGAAGACTCAAAAGGACGCCATTCCAGCGCTGATGAAGAAGAATTATCGACAGGCTTTTCACATGGCCATTTGGAAGTAGATACCTGTATTATAAGCCATGTTAATACACGAAAAGAATCACACACTAAGCTGAAAAGATTCTAACTTTCACTGGCAGAGTATGCAAAATTTTAAGCTCATTTCGATTTTGTAGACAAGTTATACTTGAGCAATGTCTCTAAAGTAAAAATACCATTCCCTAAAGGTGATGATCATGATCAAGAATTGGGTTTCTAAGCTATGAAATAAAAAACGCAAACTTATATCCTAACAAGAAAGATTCAATCTGCCTTGTTGCCATCGATTTAAGCCTATGCTCGGTATTCTGCAAAGCTAAAAAAACATCATCACAGAATATAGAGAGTACCTAAGGTTGTTATTTTCTTTCTGGTTCAATGAAAACTCAGTTATAGTTCTTTTAACCAGTGCATCATATCGAAAACAATATTCAAAGCAGCAAAGACTATAAGACCATTTACAGCTATTCGATATCCACATAAAAGAAAACATCTCACCACATTGAATTCTACCATCATTTTCATCTAAATCAGGGCTATAACATTTCCTTAAGCATCAACACAAGAACAAACATATGCCTTAATTTCACCCTTAAATAATCAAAACCCAGAATTCAAAATCACCCATTTACTAACTTCAAACACAAAACCCATAAGAGATGAACTCAAGATTGTTTTGTAGAAATAGTCTTTACCGAAATTTGTCTTAGCAAAATAACCACGTTTGATCACACAAGCGACCAAAAACTATACTTTGGATCATAATACTATATAATACAATACGGTATAATAGGATGAATCAACTAGAGGTTTCAATAATCAAAATCCAGAATTCAAAATCACTCATTTAGATTAGTAACTAATAACCATAAAAGATGAACTCAAAC
This region of Cannabis sativa cultivar Pink pepper isolate KNU-18-1 chromosome 7, ASM2916894v1, whole genome shotgun sequence genomic DNA includes:
- the LOC115697331 gene encoding uncharacterized protein LOC115697331 yields the protein MNMVTQDFSLCKTLNPKFSLLHCSSLSPFSNPLRKTLTFPPQNAPKPSHFPTIPAILASGGKSRDLRSYAGRSKKKPPGPGGGSSSGGRIEGNAEFRREVKRNARRRNKKMAESLFYRLKNPNRNHPDNFTEDELQEIGLGYDRLVRFMDKDDPNLRNPNDWYKYGEFGPYSWRGVVLGDPVRGRFSDERVAMISEVRDAEEWEKIEKSEMGQKFGKRLEQMDRKKFKYFWVFVRHPRWRLSELPWQQWTLVCEVVVENGFDQRLDKWNLMGRLGNMTRSMITKCAAWFRPDIIYVKRPVYQCRFEPQDNFFKVLMPFLDPKTEKDCLFELEKDDGSVELCTYYGGLCKILKVSQKVGYVDDVVKAYEKLSDEDKSKCLEFLLKNHPMQLLHPYTKEWKAKLEEIELGCDAPDDDESDMRVGNGSGEIVDWIEEEEEEEEEDEVVVDEEEEDSEEEDEDEEGDDKYWEDEFKKALTSSEGMENLVKRSVELSNERYREHLGAAMDMEDNDDGGGDGDDNDGGDGDEIEMRGKRAKVSPEEWKIVGIGPWRKRIKKSRIPPELFLRAAVRPFTYRNLVKEIVLTRHGILDGDISSTDNLL
- the LOC115697332 gene encoding uncharacterized protein LOC115697332 encodes the protein MDPYEEQRLRDEVIYLHSLWHQGPPFTKPISGPKRKLPQQPPNPPNKLLKPNPPSNSDAHLPKTNSGAGISTRSDTAEDKGTDFTLKLQHNAANAFKEFLDKSGDNDSKEEEEDYWVGNGDEKYQFFLRVLLEDRELRKYYQENCEKGEFCCLVCYGLGKKNCGRKFKTCLGFVQHLIAVSKNESCDSHRALAMAICRVLGWDFDKLPVVVLKGEPLGKDVINNGEIQVSTSKWPCEKPVDNSSSSALEWRPFESSLASTKSVSAANSVSAEDQARLTVFRSQHVAIKACQNYFERKSNSDCSEDEDESEDEDSTEVEEQDASKESKLFTFFLNLFKEEDGKLRDFYIKNWEAGEFFCIVCGGIGKKVGKRYKDCVALVQHSTAISKTKKKLAHRAYGRVVCQILGWDINRLPSIVSKGDEALGQPSRNPDDMEQGKLEEDFDPHNEVIVLDKDFDNMQGELEEDFDPNNEVIVSEKDSSVNQNKTKTKGDE